A window of the Gossypium hirsutum isolate 1008001.06 chromosome A05, Gossypium_hirsutum_v2.1, whole genome shotgun sequence genome harbors these coding sequences:
- the LOC107959641 gene encoding receptor-like protein kinase FERONIA — MLFLAVLLFLLQQILTCAQIYIPADNIALDCGSSTSGNSVALDGRYWTGDNMSWFAESGNQSVSASVQKHNSSFHGVPYMTARMSKSEFTYMFPVTAGQKFIRLYFNPALYHGFDTSVYFFSVKVGPYTLLNNFTSSVTADRSRKGSSIREFCVSLMQNQTLNVTFTPSLEGSYAFVNGIEIVSMPTNLYYSTSDHHGIKFIGLNTRFWIDNYTALENVHRLNVGGPSITAASDTGMYRNWYNDIDNLIEAGVVPSNTTLELDYSNMHDYTAPANVYETARSMGNNRTENLLYNLTWSLPVDSGFRYLVRLHFCEFDPAPEKTSDRRFRIFIDNKTAEPAFDVIETAGGKYKPIYHDYMVMIGNISDIKGEHSLFIALHPNKEYSAYADALLNGIEVFKLNNSDGNLGRPNPEPKLPEKGTKKKSSKDTKRKLLIFISVGGIGLLIVLVLVCSIIIWRHRKMQYGSHYKPSCFCCLLDRSKGKSFVGAKTSSLPDELCRRFSLDEIKAATSDFNQDLIIGVGGFGNVYKGFLDNGETILAIKRLNPESKQGAREFKTEIEMLSQLRHIHLVSLVGYCNDNNEMILVYDYMINGTLRDHLYDTTNEPLTWKQRLKICHGAAIGLNYLHTEVKYTVIHRDVKTSNILLDHKFTSKVADFGLSKLDPKLDMLNTGVKGTWGYLDPEYARGHTLTQKSDVYSFGVVLFEVLCARKALDKRVSMEQMNLAHWVRKCIADGTLHQAIDPKLKGKIAPQCLKVFVEIAESCIQEMGVKRPFMNDVMERLGFALELQETADAELVKSNHGDDHCYPDIIFPVNPRDDVDFEASDSDVIAVHNSIHDSGCSLSSDVVTNTSNA, encoded by the coding sequence ATGTTGTTTCTGGCGGTGCTCTTGTTTTTGCTTCAGCAAATTCTCACTTGTGCACAAATTTATATCCCTGCTGATAATATTGCTCTAGATTGTGGTTCTTCAACTTCAGGCAATTCTGTAGCACTAGATGGTCGTTATTGGACCGGAGATAACATGTCGTGGTTCGCGGAGTCCGGTAACCAATCAGTGTCGGCCAGTGTCCAAAAGCATAACAGCTCTTTCCATGGTGTGCCTTACATGACTGCTAGAATGTCTAAATCCGAATTCACCTACATGTTCCCAGTTACTGCTGGTCAAAAATTTATCAGGCTCTATTTCAATCCTGCTCTGTACCATGGCTTTGACACCTCTGTCTATTTCTTCTCTGTCAAGGTAGGCCCTTATACACTGCTCAATAACTTCACTTCTTCCGTTACTGCCGATCGTTCGAGGAAAGGGTCGTCGATTAGAGAGTTCTGTGTAAGCTTGATGCAGAATCAAACTCTCAATGTAACTTTTACTCCCTCTTTGGAGGGTTCTTATGCTTTTGTCAATGGAATCGAAATTGTCTCGATGCCTACTAATCTCTATTACTCGACTTCAGATCATCACGGCATTAAGTTCATCGGTCTTAACACACGTTTCTGGATTGATAACTATACTGCACTCGAGAATGTTCATCGTTTAAACGTTGGGGGGCCATCAATCACCGCTGCAAGTGATACTGGCATGTATCGAAACTGGTACAATGACATTGATAATCTGATAGAAGCTGGTGTTGTTCCTAGTAATACTACTCTTGAACTCGACTATTCTAACATGCATGATTACACAGCTCCTGCTAATGTATATGAAACAGCTAGATCAATGGGAAACAACAGAACAGAGAACTTGTTGTACAATTTGACATGGAGTTTACCGGTTGATTCGGGATTCAGGTACCTTGTTAGACTCCATTTCTGTGAATTTGATCCGGCCCCAGAAAAGACGAGTGATAGGCGATTCCGGATCTTTATTGATAACAAGACCGCAGAGCCAGCATTCGATGTGATCGAAACTGCTGGCGGTAAATATAAACCAATCTATCATGACTATATGGTTATGATTGGAAACATTAGTGATATTAAAGGTGAACATTCCCTCTTTATAGCTTTGCATCCTAATAAAGAATACAGTGCTTATGCAGACGCTCTTCTGAATGGAATAGAAGTCTTTAAGTTGAATAACTCCGATGGCAATCTTGGCAGACCAAATCCCGAGCCCAAGTTGCCAGAAAAAGGCACCAAGAAAAAGAGTTCAAAAGACACGAAGAGGAAATTGCTTATTTTTATCAGTGTTGGTGGTATAGGCTTGTTGATTGTGCTTGTGTTAGTATGCTCCATCATCATTTGGCGACatagaaagatgcagtatggttCACACTATAAACCATCATGTTTTTGCTGCTTGCTGGATCGTTCTAAAGGGAAATCATTCGTCGGGGCGAAAACCTCATCTCTGCCTGATGAATTGTGTCGTCGGTTTTCACTAGATGAGATCAAAGCTGCCACTAGCGACTTCAATCAAGATTTGATTATCGGGGTAGGCGGTTTCGGCAATGTTTACAAAGGTTTCCTGGATAATGGTGAAACAATACTGGCCATCAAACGCTTGAATCCAGAGTCGAAACAAGGTGCAAGAGAGTTCAAGACCGAGATCGAGATGCTATCCCAGCTTCGTCACATTCATTTGGTCTCTTTGGTGGGATATTGCAACGACAACAATGAGATGATCCTTGTGTACGATTACATGATCAACGGCACTCTCCGCGATCACCTTTACGACACTACCAACGAACCTCTAACATGGAAACAAAGGCTCAAGATATGCCATGGGGCAGCAATCGGATTGAATTACCTTCATACAGAAGTGAAGTATACTGTGATTCACCGTGATGTTAAGACCAGCAACATTCTCCTCGACCATAAATTCACTTCGAAAGTCGCGGATTTTGGCTTGTCGAAACTTGATCCGAAGCTCGACATGCTCAATACCGGTGTAAAGGGCACATGGGGATACTTGGATCCCGAATACGCTCGCGGTCATACATTGACCCAAAAATCCGATGTATACTCGTTCGGTGTAGTACTATTTGAAGTTTTATGTGCAAGGAAAGCTCTGGACAAGAGAGTATCAATGGAACAAATGAACTTAGCTCATTGGGTTAGAAAATGCATTGCTGATGGGACACTTCATCAAGCCATAGATCCAAAGCTGAAGGGAAAGATAGCTCCACAGTGTTTAAAGGTGTTTGTTGAAATTGCTGAAAGTTGCATACAAGAAATGGGAGTGAAGCGGCCATTCATGAATGATGTGATGGAAAGGCTAGGATTTGCATTGGAGCTTCAAGAAACTGCTGATGCTGAGTTAGTGAAGAGTAATCATGGCGACGACCATTGCTATCCGGACATCATTTTTCCGGTCAATCCCCGCGATGATGTCGATTTTGAAGCTTCAGATTCTGATGTTATTGCAGTTCATAACTCCATTCATGATTCTGGCTGTTCTCTATCTTCTGATGTTGTAACAAACACCAGTAATGCATAA